Proteins found in one Labrus bergylta chromosome 8, fLabBer1.1, whole genome shotgun sequence genomic segment:
- the arnt gene encoding aryl hydrocarbon receptor nuclear translocator isoform X1: MLFHTDMSSSNPELPDPNLGMGASGTQGSGGAVVPKGTSKRRAASDFDDDDGSKLFRCDDDGGGSNNDKERFARENHSEIERRRRNKMTAYITELSDMVPTCSALARKPDKLTILRMAVSHMKSLRGSGNANADGSYKPSFLTDQELKHLILEAADGFLFVVSCETGRIVYVSDSLTPVLNQSQSEWLGSSLYDQLHPDDTEKLREQLSTAENNNTGRMLDLKTGTVKKEGQQSSARMSMGARRSFICRMRCGTCPVEPLSMNRLNFLRNRNRNGLGTAKEGESQYVVVHCTGYIKSWPPAGVSLTDDEADNTQGSRYCLVAIGRLQVTCCPGDTDINSISVPVEFISRHNCQGMFTFVDHRCMAAVGYQPQELLGKNILELAHPEDQGLLRDSFQQVVKLKGQVLSVMFRFRFKSREWIWMRTSSFTFQNPFSEEIEYIICTNVNVKNSTQDPLTPISSPGGSLPPSLGQSSPNCPPVVLSPGQMATRQLQQQQAELEGGGTRDGLYEAGPVTMSQMPVQPVTAAGPDHSKSLDKSELFPTLYQGPDQTKGLPSTPNPPTQIYPPANNFPVARTNEPYRQVNMTPQMAQPAPSAGQMLAQMSRQNGAPHSVTTSGTGSPLHAGPAGGWPGAAAGARQQFNNQQVAPQAAKTMSPQFTPMGGFAGGSSNTFSQMPTGAAPTPTSGANYQPMNSRANLNSNGYDGSQSAAQFPSRAAEAVWPQWQGQQHSQNNAEQHPHAQGNQQDMFPDVLSMLDQPANFNSDDFEIPIYPSFNE; encoded by the exons atgttattCCACACGGATATGTCCTCTTCAAACCCAG AGTTACCAGACCCAAATCTGGGTATGGGGGCAAGTGGGACCCAAGGAAGTGGAGGGGCTGTTGTACCCAAAGGGACCAGCAAAAGAAGAGCTGC GTCAGactttgatgatgatgacggaAGCAAGTTGTTCAG GTGTGATGATGACGGAGGAGGCTCTAACAATGACAAAGAGCGCTTTGCGAG GGAGAACCACAGTGAGATTGAGAGGCGGAGGCGGAACAAGATGACTGCCTACATCACAGAATTGTCGGACATGGTGCCCACGTGCAGTGCACTAGCACGAAAACCTGACAAACTCACCATCCTACGAATGGCCGTGTCTCATATGAAGTCTCTAAGAGGAAGTGGAAATGCCAATGCAGATGGGTCGTACAAACCTTCCTTTCTTACTGACCAG GAACTGAAGCACCTAATACTGGAGGCAGCCGACGGATTCCTGTTCGTTGTGTCGTGTGAGACTGGCCGCATTGTTTACGTCTCGGACTCCTTGACACCGGTCCTCAACCAGTCCCAGTCTGAATGGCTCGGTTCCTCTCTGTATGATCAGCTTCATCCAGACGACACAGAGAAGCTCAGGGAGCAGCTCTCTACTGCAGAGAATAACAACACAG GGAGGATGTTGGACTTAAAGACAGGAACAGTGAAGAAGGAAGGCCAGCAGTCGTCAGCCAGAATGAGTATGGGAGCCCGTCGATCTTTCATCTGCAGAATGAG ATGTGGCACATGTCCAGTGGAACCGTTGTCAATGAACAGACTGAATTTTCTCAGGAACAGAAACAG GAATGGTTTGGGTACAGCCAAAGAAGGGGAGTCCCAGTACGTAGTGGTGCACTGTACAGGATACATCAAGTCCTGGCCCCCTGCAG GAGTGTCATTAACAGATGATGAAGCAGACAACACTCAGGGGAGCCGCTACTGTCTAGTTGCCATCGGTAGATTACAG GTTACTTGTTGCCCAGGTGACACAGACATCAACAGTATCAGTGTTCCAGTGGAGTTCATCTCGCGTCACAACTGCCAGGGCATGTTCACCTTCGTAGACCATCGCTGCATGGCCGCTGTCGGCTACCAGCCGCAG GAATTACTGGGGAAGAATATTCTGGAGCTTGCCCACCCTGAGGACCAGGGCTTACTGAGAGACAGCTTCCAACAG GTGGTAAAACTGAAGGGCCAGGTCCTGTCAGTGATGTTTCGATTTCGCTTCAAATCAAGAGAATGGATCTGGATGAGAACAAGCTCCTTCACGTTCCAGAACCCATTTTCAGAGGAGATTGAGTATATCATCTGCACCAACGTCAATGTCAA AAACTCAACCCAGGACCCCCTCACTCCCATCTCCTCCCCAGGGGGTTCGCTGCCCCCCTCCCTGGGTCAGAGCAGTCCAAACTGCCCTCCTGTAGTACTCAGCCCCGGGCAGATGGCCACCAG gcagttacagcagcagcaggcagagCTGGAGGGAGGTGGAACCAGAGACGGTCTGTATGAGGCTGGACCAGTCACAATGTCACAG ATGCCTGTGCAGCCAGTAACAGCAGCAGGGCCAGACCACAGCAAGAGCCTTGACAAATCAGAGCTGTTCCCCACCCTCTACCAAGGCCCAGATCAGACCAAGGGCCTGCCTTCCACCCCTAACCCCCCCACTCAGATCTACCCTCCAGCAAACAACTTCCCTGTAGCCCGTACCAATGAGCCGTACAG GCAAGTCAACATGACTCCGCAGATGGCACAGCCGGCCCCCTCGGCAGGGCAGATGCTGGCTCAGATGTCTCGACAGAATGGAGCCCCAcactctgttactacctccggCACTGGCAGCCCCCTCCATGCAGGACCAGCAGGAGGATGGCCTGGTGCTGCAGCTGGAGCCAGACAACAGTTTAACAACCAG CAAGTTGCTCCCCAGGCAGCAAAGACCATGTCCCCACAGTTTACTCCCATGGGAGGATTTGCAGGTGGCTCGTCCAACACTTTTAGTCAAATGCCTACAGGTGCAGCACCCACCCCAACCAGTGGGGCAAACTACCAGCCAATGAATAGCCGTGCCAACCTCAACAGCAATGGTTATG ATGGCTCTCAGTCCGCGGCTCAGTTCCCTTCTCGGGCAGCTGAGGCAGTGTGGCCGCAGTGGCAGGGCCAGCAGCACTCGCAGAATAATGCAGAGCAGCATCCGCACGCTCAGGGCAACCAGCAAGACATGTTTCCT GATGTGTTGTCTATGCTGGACCAGCCTGCCAACTTCAACAGCGATGACTTTGAGATTCCAATCTACCCTTCGTTTAATGAGTGA
- the arnt gene encoding aryl hydrocarbon receptor nuclear translocator isoform X2: protein MLFHTDMSSSNPELPDPNLGMGASGTQGSGGAVVPKGTSKRRAASDFDDDDGSKLFRENHSEIERRRRNKMTAYITELSDMVPTCSALARKPDKLTILRMAVSHMKSLRGSGNANADGSYKPSFLTDQELKHLILEAADGFLFVVSCETGRIVYVSDSLTPVLNQSQSEWLGSSLYDQLHPDDTEKLREQLSTAENNNTGRMLDLKTGTVKKEGQQSSARMSMGARRSFICRMRCGTCPVEPLSMNRLNFLRNRNRNGLGTAKEGESQYVVVHCTGYIKSWPPAGVSLTDDEADNTQGSRYCLVAIGRLQVTCCPGDTDINSISVPVEFISRHNCQGMFTFVDHRCMAAVGYQPQELLGKNILELAHPEDQGLLRDSFQQVVKLKGQVLSVMFRFRFKSREWIWMRTSSFTFQNPFSEEIEYIICTNVNVKNSTQDPLTPISSPGGSLPPSLGQSSPNCPPVVLSPGQMATRQLQQQQAELEGGGTRDGLYEAGPVTMSQMPVQPVTAAGPDHSKSLDKSELFPTLYQGPDQTKGLPSTPNPPTQIYPPANNFPVARTNEPYRQVNMTPQMAQPAPSAGQMLAQMSRQNGAPHSVTTSGTGSPLHAGPAGGWPGAAAGARQQFNNQQVAPQAAKTMSPQFTPMGGFAGGSSNTFSQMPTGAAPTPTSGANYQPMNSRANLNSNGYDGSQSAAQFPSRAAEAVWPQWQGQQHSQNNAEQHPHAQGNQQDMFPDVLSMLDQPANFNSDDFEIPIYPSFNE, encoded by the exons atgttattCCACACGGATATGTCCTCTTCAAACCCAG AGTTACCAGACCCAAATCTGGGTATGGGGGCAAGTGGGACCCAAGGAAGTGGAGGGGCTGTTGTACCCAAAGGGACCAGCAAAAGAAGAGCTGC GTCAGactttgatgatgatgacggaAGCAAGTTGTTCAG GGAGAACCACAGTGAGATTGAGAGGCGGAGGCGGAACAAGATGACTGCCTACATCACAGAATTGTCGGACATGGTGCCCACGTGCAGTGCACTAGCACGAAAACCTGACAAACTCACCATCCTACGAATGGCCGTGTCTCATATGAAGTCTCTAAGAGGAAGTGGAAATGCCAATGCAGATGGGTCGTACAAACCTTCCTTTCTTACTGACCAG GAACTGAAGCACCTAATACTGGAGGCAGCCGACGGATTCCTGTTCGTTGTGTCGTGTGAGACTGGCCGCATTGTTTACGTCTCGGACTCCTTGACACCGGTCCTCAACCAGTCCCAGTCTGAATGGCTCGGTTCCTCTCTGTATGATCAGCTTCATCCAGACGACACAGAGAAGCTCAGGGAGCAGCTCTCTACTGCAGAGAATAACAACACAG GGAGGATGTTGGACTTAAAGACAGGAACAGTGAAGAAGGAAGGCCAGCAGTCGTCAGCCAGAATGAGTATGGGAGCCCGTCGATCTTTCATCTGCAGAATGAG ATGTGGCACATGTCCAGTGGAACCGTTGTCAATGAACAGACTGAATTTTCTCAGGAACAGAAACAG GAATGGTTTGGGTACAGCCAAAGAAGGGGAGTCCCAGTACGTAGTGGTGCACTGTACAGGATACATCAAGTCCTGGCCCCCTGCAG GAGTGTCATTAACAGATGATGAAGCAGACAACACTCAGGGGAGCCGCTACTGTCTAGTTGCCATCGGTAGATTACAG GTTACTTGTTGCCCAGGTGACACAGACATCAACAGTATCAGTGTTCCAGTGGAGTTCATCTCGCGTCACAACTGCCAGGGCATGTTCACCTTCGTAGACCATCGCTGCATGGCCGCTGTCGGCTACCAGCCGCAG GAATTACTGGGGAAGAATATTCTGGAGCTTGCCCACCCTGAGGACCAGGGCTTACTGAGAGACAGCTTCCAACAG GTGGTAAAACTGAAGGGCCAGGTCCTGTCAGTGATGTTTCGATTTCGCTTCAAATCAAGAGAATGGATCTGGATGAGAACAAGCTCCTTCACGTTCCAGAACCCATTTTCAGAGGAGATTGAGTATATCATCTGCACCAACGTCAATGTCAA AAACTCAACCCAGGACCCCCTCACTCCCATCTCCTCCCCAGGGGGTTCGCTGCCCCCCTCCCTGGGTCAGAGCAGTCCAAACTGCCCTCCTGTAGTACTCAGCCCCGGGCAGATGGCCACCAG gcagttacagcagcagcaggcagagCTGGAGGGAGGTGGAACCAGAGACGGTCTGTATGAGGCTGGACCAGTCACAATGTCACAG ATGCCTGTGCAGCCAGTAACAGCAGCAGGGCCAGACCACAGCAAGAGCCTTGACAAATCAGAGCTGTTCCCCACCCTCTACCAAGGCCCAGATCAGACCAAGGGCCTGCCTTCCACCCCTAACCCCCCCACTCAGATCTACCCTCCAGCAAACAACTTCCCTGTAGCCCGTACCAATGAGCCGTACAG GCAAGTCAACATGACTCCGCAGATGGCACAGCCGGCCCCCTCGGCAGGGCAGATGCTGGCTCAGATGTCTCGACAGAATGGAGCCCCAcactctgttactacctccggCACTGGCAGCCCCCTCCATGCAGGACCAGCAGGAGGATGGCCTGGTGCTGCAGCTGGAGCCAGACAACAGTTTAACAACCAG CAAGTTGCTCCCCAGGCAGCAAAGACCATGTCCCCACAGTTTACTCCCATGGGAGGATTTGCAGGTGGCTCGTCCAACACTTTTAGTCAAATGCCTACAGGTGCAGCACCCACCCCAACCAGTGGGGCAAACTACCAGCCAATGAATAGCCGTGCCAACCTCAACAGCAATGGTTATG ATGGCTCTCAGTCCGCGGCTCAGTTCCCTTCTCGGGCAGCTGAGGCAGTGTGGCCGCAGTGGCAGGGCCAGCAGCACTCGCAGAATAATGCAGAGCAGCATCCGCACGCTCAGGGCAACCAGCAAGACATGTTTCCT GATGTGTTGTCTATGCTGGACCAGCCTGCCAACTTCAACAGCGATGACTTTGAGATTCCAATCTACCCTTCGTTTAATGAGTGA
- the arnt gene encoding aryl hydrocarbon receptor nuclear translocator isoform X3: MLFHTDMSSSNPELPDPNLGMGASGTQGSGGAVVPKGTSKRRAASDFDDDDGSKLFRCDDDGGGSNNDKERFARENHSEIERRRRNKMTAYITELSDMVPTCSALARKPDKLTILRMAVSHMKSLRGSGNANADGSYKPSFLTDQELKHLILEAADGFLFVVSCETGRIVYVSDSLTPVLNQSQSEWLGSSLYDQLHPDDTEKLREQLSTAENNNTGRMLDLKTGTVKKEGQQSSARMSMGARRSFICRMRCGTCPVEPLSMNRLNFLRNRNRNGLGTAKEGESQYVVVHCTGYIKSWPPAGVSLTDDEADNTQGSRYCLVAIGRLQVTCCPGDTDINSISVPVEFISRHNCQGMFTFVDHRCMAAVGYQPQELLGKNILELAHPEDQGLLRDSFQQVVKLKGQVLSVMFRFRFKSREWIWMRTSSFTFQNPFSEEIEYIICTNVNVKQLQQQQAELEGGGTRDGLYEAGPVTMSQMPVQPVTAAGPDHSKSLDKSELFPTLYQGPDQTKGLPSTPNPPTQIYPPANNFPVARTNEPYRQVNMTPQMAQPAPSAGQMLAQMSRQNGAPHSVTTSGTGSPLHAGPAGGWPGAAAGARQQFNNQQVAPQAAKTMSPQFTPMGGFAGGSSNTFSQMPTGAAPTPTSGANYQPMNSRANLNSNGYDGSQSAAQFPSRAAEAVWPQWQGQQHSQNNAEQHPHAQGNQQDMFPDVLSMLDQPANFNSDDFEIPIYPSFNE; this comes from the exons atgttattCCACACGGATATGTCCTCTTCAAACCCAG AGTTACCAGACCCAAATCTGGGTATGGGGGCAAGTGGGACCCAAGGAAGTGGAGGGGCTGTTGTACCCAAAGGGACCAGCAAAAGAAGAGCTGC GTCAGactttgatgatgatgacggaAGCAAGTTGTTCAG GTGTGATGATGACGGAGGAGGCTCTAACAATGACAAAGAGCGCTTTGCGAG GGAGAACCACAGTGAGATTGAGAGGCGGAGGCGGAACAAGATGACTGCCTACATCACAGAATTGTCGGACATGGTGCCCACGTGCAGTGCACTAGCACGAAAACCTGACAAACTCACCATCCTACGAATGGCCGTGTCTCATATGAAGTCTCTAAGAGGAAGTGGAAATGCCAATGCAGATGGGTCGTACAAACCTTCCTTTCTTACTGACCAG GAACTGAAGCACCTAATACTGGAGGCAGCCGACGGATTCCTGTTCGTTGTGTCGTGTGAGACTGGCCGCATTGTTTACGTCTCGGACTCCTTGACACCGGTCCTCAACCAGTCCCAGTCTGAATGGCTCGGTTCCTCTCTGTATGATCAGCTTCATCCAGACGACACAGAGAAGCTCAGGGAGCAGCTCTCTACTGCAGAGAATAACAACACAG GGAGGATGTTGGACTTAAAGACAGGAACAGTGAAGAAGGAAGGCCAGCAGTCGTCAGCCAGAATGAGTATGGGAGCCCGTCGATCTTTCATCTGCAGAATGAG ATGTGGCACATGTCCAGTGGAACCGTTGTCAATGAACAGACTGAATTTTCTCAGGAACAGAAACAG GAATGGTTTGGGTACAGCCAAAGAAGGGGAGTCCCAGTACGTAGTGGTGCACTGTACAGGATACATCAAGTCCTGGCCCCCTGCAG GAGTGTCATTAACAGATGATGAAGCAGACAACACTCAGGGGAGCCGCTACTGTCTAGTTGCCATCGGTAGATTACAG GTTACTTGTTGCCCAGGTGACACAGACATCAACAGTATCAGTGTTCCAGTGGAGTTCATCTCGCGTCACAACTGCCAGGGCATGTTCACCTTCGTAGACCATCGCTGCATGGCCGCTGTCGGCTACCAGCCGCAG GAATTACTGGGGAAGAATATTCTGGAGCTTGCCCACCCTGAGGACCAGGGCTTACTGAGAGACAGCTTCCAACAG GTGGTAAAACTGAAGGGCCAGGTCCTGTCAGTGATGTTTCGATTTCGCTTCAAATCAAGAGAATGGATCTGGATGAGAACAAGCTCCTTCACGTTCCAGAACCCATTTTCAGAGGAGATTGAGTATATCATCTGCACCAACGTCAATGTCAA gcagttacagcagcagcaggcagagCTGGAGGGAGGTGGAACCAGAGACGGTCTGTATGAGGCTGGACCAGTCACAATGTCACAG ATGCCTGTGCAGCCAGTAACAGCAGCAGGGCCAGACCACAGCAAGAGCCTTGACAAATCAGAGCTGTTCCCCACCCTCTACCAAGGCCCAGATCAGACCAAGGGCCTGCCTTCCACCCCTAACCCCCCCACTCAGATCTACCCTCCAGCAAACAACTTCCCTGTAGCCCGTACCAATGAGCCGTACAG GCAAGTCAACATGACTCCGCAGATGGCACAGCCGGCCCCCTCGGCAGGGCAGATGCTGGCTCAGATGTCTCGACAGAATGGAGCCCCAcactctgttactacctccggCACTGGCAGCCCCCTCCATGCAGGACCAGCAGGAGGATGGCCTGGTGCTGCAGCTGGAGCCAGACAACAGTTTAACAACCAG CAAGTTGCTCCCCAGGCAGCAAAGACCATGTCCCCACAGTTTACTCCCATGGGAGGATTTGCAGGTGGCTCGTCCAACACTTTTAGTCAAATGCCTACAGGTGCAGCACCCACCCCAACCAGTGGGGCAAACTACCAGCCAATGAATAGCCGTGCCAACCTCAACAGCAATGGTTATG ATGGCTCTCAGTCCGCGGCTCAGTTCCCTTCTCGGGCAGCTGAGGCAGTGTGGCCGCAGTGGCAGGGCCAGCAGCACTCGCAGAATAATGCAGAGCAGCATCCGCACGCTCAGGGCAACCAGCAAGACATGTTTCCT GATGTGTTGTCTATGCTGGACCAGCCTGCCAACTTCAACAGCGATGACTTTGAGATTCCAATCTACCCTTCGTTTAATGAGTGA